GCATTAAGAAGTATTTTGTCTCTTAAATTATAGCCGGCCGACAGCTTCATGTCCAGTGAAGGTATATGCCAGGGTTGTTCCTGGAGTTTCATCGCAAAGTTCCTGTAGTTAAACCTTGCCATTAAATTAATCCTTTCAGATATGTCTGCCCCGATCTCGCCTGAATAGGTCAGTATTTCAACATCATCATATACTACAGAAAACTGGTTCCCGATAATGCCGGTGCTGTCATTTATAAAGAAGTGTTTATCATCCTGTACTACATATGAAACCCTGAAATTGAAGGATATATCCCTGGTAAAATTACCCTTGACCCCTGTATGGATATCCATATTTGTATTTGAATTCCGCACAAACAGGCCGGGAACAATGAAAGGATTATCGTAGGCGGTACGGCTGTAGTTGTTGATATTCAGATTACCGTCTATGCCTACATAAGGAATTACATAATTGCGAATTATACTGAACTGAAGGCTGGCCCTTGGATGAAAATAAAATCTGGATTCTTCGCCAAGTTGGTCATAATATGAATGAAACCCGGCAAAAACCTCCCATTCGTCGTCAGCCTTGTTGAACCACGGACTGAAACGGAGAATCAGGTTGGAGGTGTCGGTAAAAAACGTATTGTTATAATAATCTGCCACAAGTTCGGCACCTATAATCTGGCTGCGGACGAACCTGTCAAAGGATGACCTGAAGGATAACCCGTGCTCCTGTACATTGAGCCGGTCCTGAAAATACAAGTAATCAAAAGAGATGTCATAGTTTAGGTGATTTGAATCTATGTGGGTCGATTTAAACCTGATACCGCCATTAGCCGCAAGAAATTGCTGACTTATGTCCTCCTCGGTCAGCAGTGTGTCAACCCGGGTATCATATCCGTAATAGTTGAACCTGTTGGAGTTAAGGCCGGCTTCGCCGGATATAACACTTCTTCGTCCCATCCTTTTGCCGTAAAACAGCATTTCATTATCAGCAAATTGAGAATTAGCCTTTTCATCATTATCAAGTTTCAGCCTTCCCTGGGAAGAGAGGTGTTTGAGGTATAGCCCGCCGCTGAATTTGTTGTTGCGGAGATTATTTATACTCAGCTCCCCGTAAGGTGTTGAGTAATTCCCGAAACCAAGGCTCAGATAGCTGCCATAAAGCTTTGAAACTGGTTCGGCCGACATCCTGGCCGGGGTAATAGGCTCTACATCAAAGCCGGAAGCCAGTGGAGTGGGCAGTATGGAGTAGCTGAATACAGGTTTAACGCTAAGTGTGTCTGTCAGGGACGGCAGGATATTGATCTTGGCTGCCTCGGTAACGGCAGGTTCAAACGGCCTTACAACCACTACTTCCCGGTCTATCCTTTCCTGGGCATTGAGTACCCCGGGAATAAGTGCAATCACTGATAAAACCGCTGCCTGCAAATGTACCCTGAAAACTGACATGTTCATTGGATCGCTCATTTTAGAAAGAATATTAATTTTCTGTATTACTGGTTTTGCAATCTGATCTCAATGGTATCAGCCTCCCGTTCGGGAACAATCTCCTCGCGCTGTTCGATTGCGACAAGCCTTTTCCGTGCATCTGACAAAATTCCGTCATCTGTAATGTCATAATTGTCAAGAATGCTTTGAAGGGTGTGCCTCGCCTGGAAATCATCGCCAATATCATGATAGATATCTGCCAGCAGTATAAAGGCCATGGCCATCCAGTATTGATGAGGCGTATTCATTGCCACGAACTCATATATCTGCTTTTCAGACTGTTCATTATTGCCCTGCAGAAAGTAGAGCTCGGCTAACCTGTATTTCGATTCTGCACCCTCACTGCTGGTAACTTCCACTGCAACAACCCTGAATTCATTCATCGCCTGCTCATACTGTCCGGAAGCCATATAAGCTTTCCCCTTGGTAAAATGCACCTCCCGTAACAACTCTTCAGGAAGATCCTCCGCTGAAAGTATCCTGTTAGCCGCACTAATTGCCGCTTCATGATTCTCAAGAATGAAATTACATCTCATCTGCCCCTTCCTTGCTATCAGAAGATTTGAAGTCATTTCTGCTATACGCTCAAGCTCCTCATAGTTTTTGAGGGCATCCTCATAGTTTCCTTTGCTGAAATTGATCGAAGATGCACCAAGAAGCGCCTGCTCAGTAAACGTATTCCTGAACATTCCAATGACAAAGTTGAACGATTCAAGTGCTTCATTATACTCATTTAACCTGTAATGGCAATCTGCCTTGTAAAAATGTGCATTCAGAATAAAGCTTCCGTTTCTGAACTGTTCAATATAACGGCCAAAATTCTCGGTTGCCTGACGGCAGTTCCCTGCCATATAAAGATTTTCAGCTGCCATGTAGGTAAGAGAGTCCTGTTCTGAAATAGTTACGGTTGCAAAATCACCCAATGTCCTGGTGTATTCAACATACGCATCAATATCATTCATATCAAGATATATATTTCTAAGCCCTGCAAGTGCCGACCTGGATTCAGAAGTACCCGGAAAACCTTCAGCCACCTGTTTGTAATACCCGATAGCTGTCTCATTCCTGTTCCGGTTATATTCAATGAGACCCAACTGGAGAAGTGCCGAACTAACGTAGTTGCTGGCCGGGAATTCATCGACCACCCTGCTGTAAAAAGGTATTGCGCTGACAGGTGTCCGGGCTGTCATATGGGCATTTCCAAGCTCAAACAGGGCATCTGTAAAATAAGAAGATCCAGGGTGATCATCAAGAAGCTGCTTAAGAACCTCTATTTTGACGTCGGTCCTGTTGAGGAGACCTGATGCAACAGCCTTCTGAAACAGGGCATAATCCCTGTTTGCCTGTCCGTTCCTCACCGACCTTTCATAATATTCAATGGCAGTTTCATAATTTGACAGGATAAAGTATGCATCTCCCAGCCTGTTCAGGGCGTCTCCAACCATTCTCGAGTCTGCCTCACCGGTCAGGTTAATATATCTCCTGAACCAGGATACTGCATTCTGATAATCACCGCTTCTGAAATATCCGTAACCCATATTGTAATGAGCAATATTGTATTCATCCAACTCAAATGCACCTGGTGAGAGCAGGAAGCGGTTATAGTTCCTCACAGCCTCCCCGTACCTTCCAAGCCTGAAATGCGCCTCACCTTTCCAGTAGTATGCCTGCGCTGCTATGACCTGATTGAACTGGGCATTCTGAACAGACAGGTCAAAGAGCTTAATTGCATCTTCAAACCGCAGGTTACTGTAAAGTTCGAGTCCCCTGAAGTAAGCAACCCTCTGATAAGCCCTTCTGATCTCATTGGTAGGTGAGCTTATCTTTTCGATAGAGCGCAGCGCTTCCCTGTAATTACGGGTATTCATATAAGCCATTACCAGATAATTGTATGCCTCATCAATCCTCCTGGAATCGGGAAACAGTTCGATAAATCTGTTCAGACCGTTTATCGCCTCATTGAATGGTGAATAGGCTATCTCAAAGGTAAGCAGGGAATAATTGAACAAAGCGTCCTCCTGTATGGCCCTGTCATGATCCATCCTGGACGCAGATGAAAATGCCATTCTTGCCTTCTGCTTATCTCCAAGCCTGATGTAGCAGTCCGCCAAATGGTAACTGGTATTCTGAACAAGCATGTCATCGCTGCCGCCAACAAGTTCAAACATTGCGGCAGCCTCTTCGTACCGTTGGGTCTGATAATAGGAATATCCCAGCTGATACCTGTCCTCCCGGGAAATATTACCGGTTCTGCCCATGAATATTTCGAAGTAGTAAATGGCATCATTGTATTGGCGCCTCCGGTAATATGATTCCCCTATGATCCGCGCTATCTCTGCAACCCGTCTTGATACGGCCACTTCCAGGAGGTCAGGGCCGTGTTCAATTACATCATCATACCTGCGTTGCTTGTAATATATCTGGATAATATAATAGGGAACAACCCCGCTGAAAGTCTCATCATCCCTAAGATTAAGGAAACCGCGCAATGCAGTTTCAAGGTTGTCGTCAGTGTAGGCTATATGGGAGTAGTAATAAGTTGCCGGGGCCGCATATGGTGTATCCCGGTTGGTTATCACAAAGAAAGCCCTCGATGCCCGTTCAAACTCATTTCTCATGAAATAACCGTATCCGAGCATGAAAAAGTACTCATCCCTCAGGCTTTCTGCAAGATATTCATGCCTGACAGCCTCCAGCCAGTCCGATGACCTCCTGTAATTCCTTTTCCTGTAATAGAACCTGCCAAGATGAAAGTGTGCATCGTTCAGATGAATACTTTCGGGATTATTGTTAACGAACATCGTCATAAGATACTCGGCATCATCATTAAACAGTTCAATGGCGCAAAGTGCCGCATAGTAGCCGGCTTTTGAACTGAGCACAGTATTCATGCCCTCATAATGATCCATGGCTCTCTGGAAATGCTTCTGGGCAGCTCCGTATTTCTCCTTCTGGAAAAGATCCATGGCACGGACAAAAGAGAGATCGTCATTGTCGTAGATCAGGGGTTTTTGTCCGCTTGCCGTATTTGAGTATAAAAAGAGGGTGAAAGCTGCCAATAACAGTTGTAAAGCAATCCTGGTCATCGGTTCTGTATAGGTTGTTATTTATATTTTTTGACTTGCTCTGCCAAAAATACAATTTATAATCTTTGACAGCCCTTTTTGAGGGGGGATTTTAATTAACAATAACTGATAATTTAACCGAATATTCTGCTGCTCCTCATAAAAAATAATTATTTTAGCTGCCTGTTGACGATCAGCCACCCCACCCAGGAGCCTTGCGTGCAAGGTTGACCTGCCGGCAACGTGGCGCTGTTGCCGGCAGAAAACGGTAAGTCAGGTTTGAGCCGGGCAAACCGAAAATAAATACCTCTAATGGCCATGTCACTTGACCTGATCATCGATCTTAACAATGTAAATATATTCCAGGGGGATAACCTGGTTCTTTCAGAAGTATCTTTCAGCCTCAATAAAGGAGAGTTCCTTTATCTTATAGGAAAAGTAGGGAGCGGTAAAACAAGCATAATAAGGACTATTAATGCCGAACTTCCCCTCAGGTCTGGAAGTGCGCTGGTTGCCGGATACGACCTGGAAAAGATCAGAAAAAAGCAAATTCCTTACCTAAGGAGGAAACTTGGCATTGTTTTCCAGGATTTCCAGCTTCTGGGTGACAGGAATATATATGACAACCTCTCATTTGTCCTCAGGGCAACCGGATGGAAGAACAAAAAAGAGATAAACGACCGTATTGTTGAGGTACTTGAGAGGGTTGATCTCAGCTACAAGGGATACAAGATGCCACACCAGCTTTCAGGGGGCGAACAGCAGCGCGTGGTCATAGCCAGGGCGCTCCTTAACAACCCTGATATTATCCTTGCCGATGAGCCGACCGGGAACCTCGACCCTGAGAATTCGGAAGACATACTGAAGCTTCTGCTTGAGATCAGCAGCAGTGGCCGGGCTGTTCTTATGGCAACCCACAACTACCCGCTTCTTAAAAAATTCCCGGCAAGAACGATCAAATGTGAGCAGGGCAAAGCCACAGAGGTTGATCATTCTGAGGAGATTGACTTCACTAGCCTGATGGAATAACTGCACAGCCTGCCATGCAGGTCACCCTTTAAGCAGGCTGACCGGAAATGGCAGCCTGTTTATCCTGATCCTGCTGTACGTTGCGGCACCTGAACCAAACCCCTTATAGAACCGGGCCATTCCGGGATTAACGGATCCGTTGAAATCAAATGTCCTGCCGCTTCCGGCATATTGCTGAATAAAGCTGTCCACCAGCAGGAACATGGCACCGGTATTTCTTCCCTCGGCGGTGTTGGCAGAAAAAAAGAAAACATGCCTGTCGTAATCAGCAAGCATACATAGCGCTGCAATAAGTTCCCCGCCAGGGGAGAATGCACCCCTCATCTCAATGAACCCATCCGAAAGGCCCCTTTCAAGGACCTTTTCCAGCCGGCTGTAGTTAATATTCCTGATATTTGGATAGAGCCTTCTGCCGTTAAGTGCGAAAATCCTGACTACTTCATCAACATGCTCATGCGGTCTGAGATCAACCCCCAGCCGGTCTGCCTTTCTTATGTTCCTCACGGTGTTCGTGTCATATCCCTTAGCCAGTTCATTATATGACCGGTCCAGCCTGAGCAGGTAGTTGGTCATGTTCACGCAATGGTACCTTGCAGGGTCAGGATCGTTCATTTCATTCAGGGCTATATCCGAGAACCTGTAAGTTGAGGATACTCTTTCCAGGAACTGGTCAGTATAATCAACGCTGGCATCTTTCATTAAAATGCCAAGCTGCTGAATAAAAACAGGCTGAAAAAGATAGCTAATGCCCCATTTCCTGTTGACGGCAAGTGGCATGACCGCATCCCCGCTACCCATTACAAGGGCACCCCAGCCGGGAGCGAAGATATCAAGGAAAACGGAACAGGCGTAAATCCGTCTGTTTGCAGTCGCTGTCACCCAGCTATCCCACTCTTCCCGGTTTATACTGCCGGCAGGTATGTGCCTGATCTCCATCATCATTCCATTGCGGCCTTAATTATCTCAAGATATACTTTTTCCCAGTTTCTCCATCTGCCCTGGCCAGAGAATGTTTCATTATGCCATAATGTAACAAGCGTGCCGCCGGCCTGCCGGACCCTTGCTGCGATCCCTGATCCGTGTACTGCTGCCTCTTCAGTATCCAGTTTCATGTAGTCGCACAGGGTGCCGTCCATCACCTGGAACGGGAACAGGGTCAGACTCCCGGTCTCTTCCCTCTCAAGATCGTAGAACAGGAAGGGGGTACAGGTGCCAGCCCTGAAACCGGTCATTTCAGCCCAGCCAAGTGTATAATCTTCTCTTATCCCTGCAGCTTCAAGCATCCTGCAACTCTCCGGGAATGAAAACCTGAGATAGTGGTTCCTGCTCCTGACAGGGGCCTTGCCGGTAATACGGGCCAGGGTATCGATCTCCATTTCCAGTCGTTCAGGCTGATCATAAGACAGGTATGACGGATGAATCCCCCACTCAGATCCTGCAGATATGTCCATTATGAGCCTTCTGTATTCTTTATTGTTAGGCGACACCGACTTGTCAAACCTGCCATAACTGCCGGCGCTGAAGAAGAATAGCGGCGTAATCCCGTATTCATTGTGTATCGAACTGATCCGGTCATAGGTGTCATACGGGTCATCCCATCCTCTGAACAGAACCCGGTAACGCATTTTCAGGTCAGCAAAATTCCCGGTGGCAGCAGCTTTAGCAAAGCCTCCGATTGTACGCATTAACCCACGGTTACGGTATGCCCAGGGAACATCCACATCTATTGTGGGTATGAACCTGAATTCCCTTTCGGGGAAAGAAACGGCCGGGTACCGTTGTGATATCGCCTCCATTAACATTACGGCCCACTGGTCTACCAGGGGCTCCCATGAAAGGCCATACCTGAAGGCCATGCTTTCCTTCCAGGGGAAGCGGCCGTGCCTGTCCCTGCCGGCCGGAAGGTATTCTTCGTAACGGCACAGCATGTAGAAAACAGCCGAAAAGATATCAAAACCAAGATCATCCCTTCCGGCAGAAGGAAAAATAACAGTCTTCCCGCCAAGAGCTGCCGGCACTACATCCAGGGGTCTCACTCCACTCTCCCCAAGTAGTCCGCTCGGCACTACATGCAAGGCACCCCCGACAGTTTCATCCGAATAATTAATTACCGGTCCGATTGAGGCAGCAGCCTCATCCTCTGATGAGGTCATATTTATAACTGCACCGGGCAGCATTGATCCGATATGCATTCCTGCATACTGCAGCCGGGGGGTCAGCACAGGTGAATAGAGGAGGATGGTTTTCTCGGCCATAGCACAAATATAACTACAAGCAGCATATACTCGCACAATTAATTAACTTTAGCAATAACTGAACTCTTTGGTTTTTAAAAAATCTTTACGTTATTTTTGAACACAAAAATGGCAGACGGACAGTTACAGGTATATCATCATGAAAGTCCGGTACACCTGGAGTCGGGAGAAACACTACCCTCTCTTGATATTGCATATCACACTTACGGCAAATACGATCCGGAACGAAACAATGTAATATGGGTTTGCCATGCATTTACAGCCAGTTCTGATGTGGCGGACTGGTGGAAGGGACTTGTCGGGGAAGGACGTTTCTATAATCCTGACGATCATTTTATAATATGCGCCAACAAGATAGGTTCATGTTACGGTTCAACAGGCCCCCTTTCAACAGATCCCCGCACAGGAAGTCCATGGTTCCATTCATTTCCCGAACTCACCATCAGGGATCTGGTAAATGCTCACGAACTTCTCAGAAAACACCTTCAGATTAAAACAATTCACACTGTACTCGGCGGATCCACAGGAGGGCACCAGGCTCTGGAATGGGTAATTATGAACCCGGGCATCCACGAAAATCTTGTATGCATTGCAAATCATGCAAAAGCATCCCCCTGGAGCATAGCTTTCAGCCAGTCCCAGCGGCTGGCCATAATGGCCGACCATACGTGGAATGACAATCATCCTGATGCGGGGGGTCGGGGACTAGCGGCAGCGCGTTCCATAGCCCTGCTGAGTTACAGGAATTACGAAACCTATCTCAAAACACAGTCCGATACCTGCAACAACAAAGTATCCGGGTTCAGGGCAATGAGCTACCAGGATTACCAGGGCCGGAAACTTGTAAATAGGTTTAATGCCTTCTCCTACATGAGACTGTTAAACGCCCTGGATTCTCACAATATAGGCCGGAACAGGGGTGCCATCGATACTGTGCTTGCATCGGTAAGGGCCAGGACGCTGGTGATCGGAATATCGAGCGACCTCCTTTTCCCTGTCAAAGAGCAGCTATTCATGACAGAAAGAATTCCCGGGGCAACATTTTCCGGAATAGAGTCCCTTTACGGCCACGACGGTTTTCTGATTGAAACCGACAGCATAGCGGCTGCGATAGGAAGGTTTTACAAAAGATAACTTTGTTATGAAACAACGTGTCGACATGGTAATTACTGATCTTGACGGAACACTATTCAATGACAGTAAAGAGATAAGCAAAACTGACCTGGATACCCTTCATTGGCTGGGAGAACAAAACATTCACAGGGTGATTGCTACCGGGAGGAATCTGTTCAGTTTAAAGAAAGTGCTTCCATCCGGCATCCCGGTCGACTACCTGGTATTCTCTACAGGCGCCGGTGTCATTGACCTTAAAAGCGGAGAACTCATCTATGCGGAGCATCTGCGTGAACCTGATGTTAAACTGGCTATCGAGGTTCTGACCGCGGCAAAAATGAGCTTCATGGTGCATGACCTCGTGCCTGATAATCATGCATTTCTTTTTTTTGATGCCAGTTGCGGCAACAATGATTTCCACAGGAGGATTGAGCTCTACCGTGACTTTGCTGCTCCCCTTCAGGTTGACCCCCCGAACTACACCCATGCCAGCCAGCTTCTTGCAATTGTGCCCGAAAACCTGGAGCTGCTTGAAAAGATCAGGGACCGGCTTGACTCAATGCGGGTAGTCAGAACAACATCGCCCCTGGACGGAAAGACCATGTGGGCAGAAATCTTTCCATCAGGTGTTTCGAAAGGGCATACGGTTGAATGGCTATGCAACAGGCTTGGCGTGGACAGATCCTTTACGCTGGCCACCGGCAACGATTACAATGACCTGGACCTGCTCAATTTCGCAGCCTACCCTTTTGCAATGGAGAATGCCCCGGAACCTGTCAGGAAACTTTACAGGTCCTGCAGATCCAACAATAAAAGTGGTTTCACAGATGCAGTATGCCAGGTTACAGGCCGGGCACCCGGTAGCTGACGAACAAACGTGATCTCAGGCAATTAAACCTCTCAAACAGCGTTTAATTATTACTATGCTCAAAAACATATTTTTTTGGAAAAATCAAACAATTTACTGACCTTTGCAGAACCAATTTCAGACACTAATGTAGCATAAGTGCTTAACTATATGGATTTTATGCCTTTTTTCTGGAATGCTTTCATACTACTTTCAGCATATTTGCTGGGGTCAGTCCCCAATGCGGTCTGGATAGGAAGGGTGTTTTTCAAAACCGATGTAAGGAACCACGGAAGCGGAAATGCGGGAAGCACAAATACACTGAGGGTCCTGGGATACAAGGCCGGCATCCCTGTGCTTCTGCTTGATATTCTCAAAGGTTTCCTGGCCGTAAAAATGATCCACCTTACATTCTACTATATACCTGAAACCGGCCAATACATTAACTTCCAGCTTCTGCTGGGCCTTGCCGTGATCATAGGCCATATTTTTCCCGTATTTGCCAACTTCAGGGGAGGAAAAGGCGTTGCTACCCTGATCGGTGTTATTCTCGCCATTGATCCGGTCTCGATGCTTATTTGCCTCGGTGTCTTCCTGGTTACCCTGATTGTCACTAAGTATGTATCTCTCAGCTCAATGATTGCCGGACTTTCATTCCCGGTTCTGGTAATTGTTGTATTCAATACCACCACATCATCACTCGTTATATTTTCCATGATAGTATTCGTGCTGCTTCTCTTTACCCACCAGAAAAATATCGAAAGGCTAGTGCGCAACGAAGAATCCAAGGCACATTTCCTGTTCAGGAGAAGGTAATATCAGGTAAATTCACCCACATAAGGATCATGGATGAATTCCTTTTCCAGGTATTCGGAAACATCCCTCAGTGTCATACCGGGGATAAGCTGTCCCCCGTCTGCAAGAGATATCCTCCCCGTCTCCTCTGAAACAACCACAACGGCAGCATCGGTCTGCTCCGACATCCCCAGGGCCGCCCTGTGTCTCATACCAAATTCCGGCGGGAGGTTAATATTCTCTGATACAGGAAGAACGCACCTTGCTGACCGGATCTTGTCACCCACAATTATCACTGCGCCGTCATGAAGAGGGCTCTCCTTGCAGAAAACACTCTCGAGAAGACGGCTTGAGGTTACAGCATTGAGAGTGTCACCTGTCTGCGAATAGGTTTCCAGCTCTGACCTCCTTGCTATTACAACCAGTGCGCCGGTTTTGGACGCAGAAAGATTTTTTAATGCCTTAATAAGCGAACTGATCCTGATCCTCGGCCTGCTGCCGCTGACCGAGGTGAAAAGTTTTTCAATGGAAAATGCACGGTTGGATATATACCTGGTCCCTAATAGTATCAGGAACCTCCGGATCTCCTGCTGAAATACGATAATAAGGGCAATGACCCCTACCCCGATGAACTGGCCCAGGATCGATCCAAGCAACTGCATATTTAGCGCTCTTACCAGTAGCCATAGGAGATACACAGAAAATATACCTATGAATATATTTATGGCTATCGTACCCTTTATAAGACGGTAAACCTGGTAGAACAGAAAAGCGGTAATAATAATGTCAAAAACATCAAGGATTCTTATACTTATGAATAGGCTGGTCATCCGGTAACAGATTTCACTTAATTTACAAAAATCTCCATTTTTACTGACAAATCAAACCCGGATAGATGGGAATGATTCACTTGCCATGCTCAACTACCCTTTTCAAACGCATTGCCACCTCTATCGTATCCCTTGCCTCCCTCACATCATGCACCCTTAAAATGTGAGCTCCGTTCATGACTGCAACGGTATTCAGGGCAATGGTTCCTCCGAGAGCATCGCCGGGGCCTCTCCCAAGAACCTTATAGATCATCGATTTTCTTGAAAAACCAGCCAGTACGGGAAGCTCCAGCACATGAAACTCCTTCAGCCTTGCAGCAATCTCATAGTTGTGATCAACACTCTTGCCGAAACCGAAACCGGGATCTATGATGATGTCGTCTATGCCGGCATCCCTCATTATCCTTACCCTCTCTGAAAAATAGAG
This genomic stretch from Marinilabiliales bacterium harbors:
- a CDS encoding GNAT family N-acetyltransferase, with translation MMMEIRHIPAGSINREEWDSWVTATANRRIYACSVFLDIFAPGWGALVMGSGDAVMPLAVNRKWGISYLFQPVFIQQLGILMKDASVDYTDQFLERVSSTYRFSDIALNEMNDPDPARYHCVNMTNYLLRLDRSYNELAKGYDTNTVRNIRKADRLGVDLRPHEHVDEVVRIFALNGRRLYPNIRNINYSRLEKVLERGLSDGFIEMRGAFSPGGELIAALCMLADYDRHVFFFSANTAEGRNTGAMFLLVDSFIQQYAGSGRTFDFNGSVNPGMARFYKGFGSGAATYSRIRINRLPFPVSLLKG
- the plsY gene encoding glycerol-3-phosphate 1-O-acyltransferase, with translation MPFFWNAFILLSAYLLGSVPNAVWIGRVFFKTDVRNHGSGNAGSTNTLRVLGYKAGIPVLLLDILKGFLAVKMIHLTFYYIPETGQYINFQLLLGLAVIIGHIFPVFANFRGGKGVATLIGVILAIDPVSMLICLGVFLVTLIVTKYVSLSSMIAGLSFPVLVIVVFNTTTSSLVIFSMIVFVLLLFTHQKNIERLVRNEESKAHFLFRRR
- a CDS encoding HAD family phosphatase, with the protein product MKQRVDMVITDLDGTLFNDSKEISKTDLDTLHWLGEQNIHRVIATGRNLFSLKKVLPSGIPVDYLVFSTGAGVIDLKSGELIYAEHLREPDVKLAIEVLTAAKMSFMVHDLVPDNHAFLFFDASCGNNDFHRRIELYRDFAAPLQVDPPNYTHASQLLAIVPENLELLEKIRDRLDSMRVVRTTSPLDGKTMWAEIFPSGVSKGHTVEWLCNRLGVDRSFTLATGNDYNDLDLLNFAAYPFAMENAPEPVRKLYRSCRSNNKSGFTDAVCQVTGRAPGS
- a CDS encoding TIGR00159 family protein gives rise to the protein MTSLFISIRILDVFDIIITAFLFYQVYRLIKGTIAINIFIGIFSVYLLWLLVRALNMQLLGSILGQFIGVGVIALIIVFQQEIRRFLILLGTRYISNRAFSIEKLFTSVSGSRPRIRISSLIKALKNLSASKTGALVVIARRSELETYSQTGDTLNAVTSSRLLESVFCKESPLHDGAVIIVGDKIRSARCVLPVSENINLPPEFGMRHRAALGMSEQTDAAVVVVSEETGRISLADGGQLIPGMTLRDVSEYLEKEFIHDPYVGEFT
- the metX gene encoding homoserine O-acetyltransferase, coding for MADGQLQVYHHESPVHLESGETLPSLDIAYHTYGKYDPERNNVIWVCHAFTASSDVADWWKGLVGEGRFYNPDDHFIICANKIGSCYGSTGPLSTDPRTGSPWFHSFPELTIRDLVNAHELLRKHLQIKTIHTVLGGSTGGHQALEWVIMNPGIHENLVCIANHAKASPWSIAFSQSQRLAIMADHTWNDNHPDAGGRGLAAARSIALLSYRNYETYLKTQSDTCNNKVSGFRAMSYQDYQGRKLVNRFNAFSYMRLLNALDSHNIGRNRGAIDTVLASVRARTLVIGISSDLLFPVKEQLFMTERIPGATFSGIESLYGHDGFLIETDSIAAAIGRFYKR
- a CDS encoding ATP-binding cassette domain-containing protein — translated: MSLDLIIDLNNVNIFQGDNLVLSEVSFSLNKGEFLYLIGKVGSGKTSIIRTINAELPLRSGSALVAGYDLEKIRKKQIPYLRRKLGIVFQDFQLLGDRNIYDNLSFVLRATGWKNKKEINDRIVEVLERVDLSYKGYKMPHQLSGGEQQRVVIARALLNNPDIILADEPTGNLDPENSEDILKLLLEISSSGRAVLMATHNYPLLKKFPARTIKCEQGKATEVDHSEEIDFTSLME